GTGCCGGGTCGCCGAGGTCGAACGTCCGCCCGCCGTCGACCGACCGGTAGACCGCAGGTCCGAAGACGACGTGCGTCGAACCGACGAGCACGAGGGGGTCGTCCTCACGCGGGTCGATCGCGATTGCGTAGACCTCCTCCATCGGGAAGGCCGGCTCGTCCCACGCCCACGCCTCCCGGGCGGCGTCGGACCGACCGGTGAAGAGCCCCTTGCGGGTGCCGGCCAGCAAGATCGCCTCGGACATGAACATCACCTCCGTCATGTTCCTAACAGGAATAGTACGCTAGGAGCGTGCCCGCTTCCTTGTCAACGACCTCGTACGCCCTTCTCGGTCTGCTGGTGTTCGACCGCGCCACCTCCGAGGACGGCCTGACCGGCTACGAGCTCAAGCAGCGCGCCGATCGCACGCTGCGCTTCTACTGGGTCTCGCCCGCGATGAGCCAGATCTACACCGAGCTCGACCGCTTGCGACGTGAGGGATACGTCGAGGCGGTCGACGACACGTCGGGGCGGCGCACCACGCGGCGGTTCGTCATCACCGACAGCGGCCGCTCCGCGCTCACCACCTGGCTGCACACGTCCGAGCAGGACTTCCCCGTCCTCAAGCACCCG
Above is a genomic segment from Aeromicrobium chenweiae containing:
- a CDS encoding PadR family transcriptional regulator; protein product: MPASLSTTSYALLGLLVFDRATSEDGLTGYELKQRADRTLRFYWVSPAMSQIYTELDRLRREGYVEAVDDTSGRRTTRRFVITDSGRSALTTWLHTSEQDFPVLKHPIALRLLMGSLMGPGEVASMLDAYEVALAERRRELETVREMLGDNEALAFPAHVAEWGLAYYDSEREIVDKLRTKL